Proteins co-encoded in one Hyla sarda isolate aHylSar1 chromosome 4, aHylSar1.hap1, whole genome shotgun sequence genomic window:
- the PIERCE2 gene encoding piercer of microtubule wall 2 protein isoform X2, with amino-acid sequence MKQTAEPYHAADTLASRDLVEKMSSFQGSPVGVGIERKQEDSRSPCMILGNPVFSCTMNPSTSTSRVFQARPESILFRTTSSEYGAIRPSYEMAPCYHYPVSQQFSEHLGTCGMYRNHSFNTVVDKSRVHDCVNLHSTI; translated from the exons ATGAAGCAGACAGCTGAGCCATACCACGCTGCGGACACCTTGGCATCACGTGATCTG GTGGAGAAAATGTCTTCATTTCAAGGATCGCCTGTTGGTGTCGGAATAGAAAGGAAGCAGGAGGATAGTAGATCTCCCTGTATGATCCTTGGTAACCCTGTGTTCTCCTGTACAATGAATCCCAGCACTTCCACGAGCCGTGTATTCCAGGCCAGACCAGAAAGCATCCTGTTCAGAACCACGTCCAGTGAATATGGTGCCATACGCCCATCCTATGAGATGGCACCATGTTACCACTATCCTGTCTCTCAGCAGTTTTCTGAACACCTGGGGACTTGTGGCATGTACAGAAATCACTCGTTCAACACGGTGGTTGACAAAAGTAGGGTGCACGACTGTGTGAACCTGCACAGTACAATATAA
- the PIERCE2 gene encoding piercer of microtubule wall 2 protein isoform X3 → MEGAPPVEKMSSFQGSPVGVGIERKQEDSRSPCMILGNPVFSCTMNPSTSTSRVFQARPESILFRTTSSEYGAIRPSYEMAPCYHYPVSQQFSEHLGTCGMYRNHSFNTVVDKSRVHDCVNLHSTI, encoded by the exons ATGGAAGGAGCTCCTCCG GTGGAGAAAATGTCTTCATTTCAAGGATCGCCTGTTGGTGTCGGAATAGAAAGGAAGCAGGAGGATAGTAGATCTCCCTGTATGATCCTTGGTAACCCTGTGTTCTCCTGTACAATGAATCCCAGCACTTCCACGAGCCGTGTATTCCAGGCCAGACCAGAAAGCATCCTGTTCAGAACCACGTCCAGTGAATATGGTGCCATACGCCCATCCTATGAGATGGCACCATGTTACCACTATCCTGTCTCTCAGCAGTTTTCTGAACACCTGGGGACTTGTGGCATGTACAGAAATCACTCGTTCAACACGGTGGTTGACAAAAGTAGGGTGCACGACTGTGTGAACCTGCACAGTACAATATAA
- the PIERCE2 gene encoding piercer of microtubule wall 2 protein isoform X1 produces the protein MKQTAEPYHAADTLASRDLVGTSQVEKMSSFQGSPVGVGIERKQEDSRSPCMILGNPVFSCTMNPSTSTSRVFQARPESILFRTTSSEYGAIRPSYEMAPCYHYPVSQQFSEHLGTCGMYRNHSFNTVVDKSRVHDCVNLHSTI, from the exons ATGAAGCAGACAGCTGAGCCATACCACGCTGCGGACACCTTGGCATCACGTGATCTGGTGGGGACTAGTCAG GTGGAGAAAATGTCTTCATTTCAAGGATCGCCTGTTGGTGTCGGAATAGAAAGGAAGCAGGAGGATAGTAGATCTCCCTGTATGATCCTTGGTAACCCTGTGTTCTCCTGTACAATGAATCCCAGCACTTCCACGAGCCGTGTATTCCAGGCCAGACCAGAAAGCATCCTGTTCAGAACCACGTCCAGTGAATATGGTGCCATACGCCCATCCTATGAGATGGCACCATGTTACCACTATCCTGTCTCTCAGCAGTTTTCTGAACACCTGGGGACTTGTGGCATGTACAGAAATCACTCGTTCAACACGGTGGTTGACAAAAGTAGGGTGCACGACTGTGTGAACCTGCACAGTACAATATAA